In Pseudobacter ginsenosidimutans, the following are encoded in one genomic region:
- a CDS encoding SusC/RagA family TonB-linked outer membrane protein gives MKRIVLFFIFVVLLQFIYSTGYGQKPVSLEAKEENLVTVLRSIQSQSGYSIIWVDKQMQIANKVTISLKAVSIQDALAKIFANQPLSYIIEEDGKRVIIQAKKKNAKQDQQGGRTVDIKGKVVNRQGEPIAGATISEQGADRYTASVADGTFILRDVDENAMLLISSIGYETKTVKAGGSGSLRVELTVAAMQMQEVTIVNTGYQQIGRERSTGSYEFIKKDDLNRQVGTNILNRLEGVSSSILFDRRNLSPGQNTISQNNLIIRGLSTLSEGMKAPLVVVNNFPYEGDINNINPSDVENITILKDAAAASIWGAKAANGVIVITTKKGQFNQPVRASFSANANTYEKPDLNYYPQMPVADFVEVEKYLFDQGFYNGILNSPVAPAVSPVVEILNNKRAGITNPAEADRLIEALKKEDVRNEFEKYIYRQPVLQQYALNLSGGTEKVRYLITGGLDQSPGVLKGDQMRRITFRTDNTFVLTDKLDLQLGVAYANTKTENNSMGEYGDENYNYRGGAMFIYPYARFVGDDGNQLTFPKNYREGYTDTAGNGQLLDWKYRPLDELELNPRTINTQDITANLEAKFKINRNINLTFRYQYEQSNIDSRSLNKAESYFSRNTVNLFTEIIDGQVIRRVPEGGILRLFNQKLVAQSANIQANFNKTWAQKHNLFAIAGGEIRNAVMNQNNSITYGYLESNSSVANVDYVTPFPRYGNRGEAQIPPGYSINKLTDRFVSLLANAAYTYDGRYILSASFRRDASNLFGVSTNNKWKPFWSVGGSWNLSKENFYDFDLLPFLQFNATYGVQGNANNTISPYTIIQFEGAQYSIINQPYANINTPGNPELSWEKTRQLNLRLEFQSAGNKLTGRFEMYRKNSIDLIYNSTIDPTNGIGSVARNSASMLTKGFEAELNYKALDREVKWVMGLSLNTIQNKVTDYLLEDKDRSLSGIINSSGAGIIPVRGLQPYSILSFPFAGLDPQTGNPRGWLGKEISSNYFEINRQSIDTGSMVRHGSAIPTVFGNFRHTISYKNISLHFSIAYRLGYYFRKRAISYNELVSSGLGQVDYVNRWQKPGDETMTTVPSFLYPDDSYGARDLFYAQSSVNVLKGDNIQLQNVNLQYTLGKNKLPFKFMRSFSVFVAANNLGYIWRANDQKLDPDVPFAFYPRLRSYAAGATVEF, from the coding sequence ATGAAAAGAATTGTACTCTTTTTCATCTTTGTTGTTCTTCTTCAATTTATTTACTCCACTGGTTATGGTCAAAAACCTGTCTCTCTCGAAGCGAAGGAAGAAAACCTGGTGACTGTATTGCGTAGTATTCAATCTCAATCAGGATACAGTATCATATGGGTTGACAAACAAATGCAAATTGCCAATAAGGTTACCATCTCCCTGAAGGCGGTATCAATACAGGATGCATTGGCAAAAATATTCGCCAATCAACCTCTATCATATATTATCGAAGAAGACGGTAAGCGGGTGATCATTCAGGCAAAGAAGAAAAATGCAAAACAGGATCAGCAAGGGGGCCGTACTGTAGATATAAAAGGTAAAGTGGTAAACAGGCAGGGGGAACCCATTGCCGGCGCCACTATTTCAGAGCAGGGCGCAGATCGTTATACTGCAAGTGTTGCGGATGGAACTTTCATATTAAGGGATGTTGATGAAAATGCAATGCTGCTGATCAGTAGTATCGGTTATGAAACGAAAACTGTAAAGGCAGGAGGCTCAGGCAGTCTCCGGGTTGAATTGACAGTTGCTGCAATGCAGATGCAGGAAGTTACGATCGTTAATACGGGTTACCAGCAGATCGGTAGGGAGAGGTCAACCGGCTCTTATGAGTTTATCAAAAAAGATGACCTGAACAGGCAGGTTGGTACCAATATCCTGAACAGGCTGGAAGGCGTAAGCAGCAGCATTTTATTCGACAGAAGAAACTTATCTCCCGGCCAGAATACCATCAGCCAGAATAATCTTATTATCAGGGGGCTCAGCACTTTGTCGGAGGGCATGAAAGCACCATTGGTGGTAGTGAACAATTTTCCTTATGAAGGTGATATCAATAATATCAATCCTTCTGATGTAGAAAATATCACTATTCTGAAGGATGCTGCGGCGGCTTCCATCTGGGGCGCCAAAGCCGCAAACGGTGTGATCGTTATTACTACAAAAAAGGGACAATTCAATCAGCCGGTGCGAGCCAGCTTCTCGGCTAACGCCAATACATATGAGAAGCCTGATCTTAACTATTATCCCCAGATGCCTGTAGCTGATTTTGTGGAGGTGGAAAAGTACTTGTTCGACCAGGGGTTTTATAATGGAATACTGAACAGCCCTGTAGCGCCGGCTGTTAGCCCGGTTGTGGAGATATTGAATAACAAAAGAGCAGGTATTACAAATCCTGCTGAAGCGGATCGTTTGATCGAAGCATTGAAAAAAGAAGATGTACGGAATGAATTTGAAAAGTATATCTACCGTCAACCAGTGCTTCAACAATATGCTCTCAATTTGAGCGGTGGTACGGAGAAAGTCAGGTACCTGATAACAGGAGGTCTGGATCAAAGCCCCGGCGTATTGAAAGGTGATCAAATGAGGAGGATCACATTCAGAACTGATAATACGTTTGTATTAACAGACAAACTGGATTTGCAATTAGGTGTTGCCTATGCAAATACCAAAACAGAAAATAATAGCATGGGAGAATACGGAGACGAGAATTACAACTACAGGGGAGGTGCAATGTTCATTTATCCCTATGCCCGTTTTGTTGGAGACGATGGTAATCAACTCACCTTTCCGAAAAACTACCGGGAAGGTTATACCGATACTGCAGGGAATGGCCAGTTGCTCGATTGGAAATACCGGCCATTGGATGAGCTGGAACTGAACCCGAGGACGATCAACACCCAGGATATTACCGCTAATCTTGAAGCCAAATTCAAGATTAATAGAAATATCAATCTTACTTTTCGTTACCAATACGAGCAAAGCAATATAGATAGCCGCTCACTCAATAAGGCAGAATCTTACTTTTCAAGAAATACCGTGAACCTGTTCACGGAGATCATAGATGGCCAGGTGATCAGAAGAGTGCCGGAAGGAGGGATATTGCGTTTATTCAATCAAAAGCTCGTTGCCCAATCTGCGAATATCCAGGCGAATTTCAATAAGACATGGGCGCAAAAGCACAATTTGTTCGCCATTGCTGGTGGTGAGATCCGGAATGCTGTGATGAACCAGAACAATTCCATTACTTACGGATATCTCGAATCAAATTCATCAGTTGCCAATGTAGATTATGTTACACCATTTCCCCGTTACGGCAATAGGGGCGAGGCACAGATCCCTCCAGGTTATTCGATCAACAAGTTGACGGACCGGTTTGTGTCTCTTCTCGCAAATGCTGCCTACACCTACGATGGAAGATATATTTTGTCGGCAAGTTTCAGGAGGGATGCCTCCAATCTTTTTGGTGTCAGCACCAACAATAAATGGAAACCATTCTGGTCTGTAGGTGGAAGCTGGAATTTATCGAAAGAGAATTTCTATGATTTCGATCTCCTGCCTTTTCTACAATTCAATGCTACTTACGGTGTGCAGGGTAACGCGAACAATACCATTTCTCCCTATACCATCATTCAGTTCGAGGGAGCACAATACAGTATCATCAACCAGCCATATGCGAATATCAATACACCAGGGAATCCTGAATTGAGTTGGGAAAAAACGAGACAACTTAATCTGCGTTTGGAATTTCAATCGGCAGGGAATAAGTTGACAGGACGTTTTGAGATGTACCGAAAGAATTCTATCGATCTGATCTATAATTCCACTATCGACCCAACAAACGGCATCGGTTCTGTAGCAAGGAACAGCGCCAGTATGTTGACCAAAGGGTTTGAAGCAGAACTAAATTACAAAGCCCTGGACCGGGAAGTGAAATGGGTGATGGGGCTTTCTCTGAACACAATACAGAATAAAGTAACAGATTATTTGCTGGAAGATAAAGACAGAAGCCTCAGTGGTATCATAAATTCCTCCGGAGCGGGTATTATACCCGTCAGAGGCTTGCAGCCATATTCCATACTGAGTTTTCCATTTGCAGGATTGGATCCGCAGACCGGAAATCCCAGGGGTTGGCTGGGAAAAGAGATCAGCAGCAACTATTTTGAAATCAACCGTCAATCAATCGATACTGGTTCGATGGTTCGGCATGGTTCGGCTATTCCAACAGTATTTGGGAATTTTCGTCATACCATCAGCTACAAAAACATTTCCCTTCATTTTTCAATTGCATACAGGCTTGGTTATTATTTCAGGAAAAGAGCGATCAGTTATAATGAGCTAGTTTCTTCCGGACTTGGACAGGTGGATTATGTCAATAGATGGCAAAAGCCCGGAGATGAGACCATGACTACTGTTCCTTCCTTTCTTTACCCTGATGACAGTTATGGCGCCAGGGACCTTTTTTATGCGCAATCATCTGTGAACGTTTTGAAAGGAGATAATATTCAACTGCAGAATGTAAACCTGCAGTATACGCTTGGGAAAAACAAGCTGCCTTTCAAATTCATGCGGTCATTCAGTGTTTTTGTTGCAGCCAATAACCTGGGCTATATCTGGAGAGCGAATGATCAAAAACTGGATCCGGATGTTCCATTTGCTTTTTATCCAAGACTAAGAAGTTATGCAGCCGGAGCAACAGTGGAATTTTAA
- a CDS encoding RagB/SusD family nutrient uptake outer membrane protein, with translation MGIYKNIYTICLFTILFTSCEKYLDAKSDARLSIPSTIEDLQGILDNYSMMNRSSDLLNNMTDEYYLRRTDWEAEWQLNKDSYVWDPQTNYYSDENDWDKLYQRIFYANTVLDNLEKATGSQEKLNQIKGAALCFRAIYYYQLLHLYAPPYLSVTGENKSGVVIKLTSDFNQPIIRSSVQDSYDQMFKDLEAAVKLLPDRAAYKTRPSKAAAYSYLAKGYLDLHNFEKVKEFANAALLLYDTVVDYNQVAPAFNPFERFFPETVFYLYTVNALNSYDWIAMVDSTLYKSYEDDDLRKLLYFQDAQGNGTVAFEGAYTGNPNQLFNGIATDELFLLRAEANARLNNISDAMADLNFLLSRRYAAGSFVPLVANTKEEAINMILLERRKELLNRGVRWTDLRRLNQESPYAATIRRVLDGDVFSLQPNDPRYALLIPAKVIQLSNLNQNPR, from the coding sequence ATGGGTATCTATAAAAATATTTACACTATTTGTTTATTCACGATCCTCTTCACGTCTTGTGAAAAATACCTGGATGCCAAATCTGATGCAAGATTGTCTATTCCTTCCACGATAGAAGATTTACAGGGTATCCTGGATAATTATAGCATGATGAACCGCTCTTCCGATCTGTTGAACAATATGACGGATGAGTATTACCTGCGAAGAACAGATTGGGAAGCGGAATGGCAATTGAATAAAGACAGTTATGTGTGGGATCCGCAGACCAATTACTACAGTGATGAGAATGATTGGGACAAACTTTATCAACGGATCTTTTACGCCAATACGGTGCTGGATAATCTGGAAAAAGCTACAGGAAGTCAGGAGAAGCTCAATCAAATAAAAGGAGCCGCATTATGCTTCAGGGCAATTTATTATTATCAATTGTTACATTTATACGCTCCTCCCTATTTATCTGTTACAGGTGAAAACAAATCCGGAGTGGTGATCAAACTTACATCTGATTTCAATCAGCCGATCATTCGTTCGTCTGTGCAGGATAGTTATGACCAGATGTTTAAAGACCTGGAAGCAGCTGTTAAACTGTTGCCGGATCGGGCTGCATATAAAACGAGGCCTTCGAAGGCTGCTGCGTACAGCTATCTTGCCAAAGGTTATCTTGATCTGCATAATTTTGAAAAGGTCAAAGAGTTTGCCAATGCCGCCTTGTTACTGTATGATACCGTAGTTGACTACAATCAGGTGGCTCCGGCATTCAATCCATTTGAGCGGTTCTTTCCTGAAACGGTCTTTTATTTGTACACCGTCAATGCATTGAATAGCTACGATTGGATCGCGATGGTGGATTCTACACTTTACAAATCATATGAAGACGATGATCTGAGAAAGCTATTGTATTTCCAGGATGCGCAGGGAAATGGTACTGTTGCCTTTGAAGGTGCTTATACTGGTAACCCCAATCAATTATTCAATGGAATTGCAACAGACGAGCTTTTCCTGCTCAGGGCTGAAGCCAATGCAAGATTGAACAATATCAGCGATGCTATGGCTGATCTGAATTTCCTGCTGTCCAGGAGATATGCTGCAGGCAGTTTTGTACCGTTGGTGGCGAACACAAAGGAGGAGGCTATCAATATGATATTGTTGGAAAGAAGGAAAGAATTGTTGAACAGGGGAGTCCGCTGGACTGATCTGCGCAGGTTGAACCAGGAATCCCCATATGCTGCAACCATCAGGAGGGTACTGGATGGGGATGTATTTTCATTACAGCCCAATGATCCAAGATATGCGCTTTTGATACCTGCCAAAGTAATCCAGCTTTCAAATTTGAATCAAAATCCGCGATGA
- a CDS encoding MauE/DoxX family redox-associated membrane protein: MKALVVTQRKTFVEIISTLLILLFTYTAVSKLMGFEDFKYFLKQSPLVGESRVDFIAIALPVFELFISLLLFIPKQRLKGFWLSFITMTFFTIYIAYMLLFVPGRPCSCGGVLQNMTWPQHLYFNIFFTGLSATGIWLMRRPLKPKPAIPGHANAIA, encoded by the coding sequence ATGAAAGCCCTTGTGGTGACGCAGCGAAAAACATTCGTTGAAATCATTTCTACCCTCCTGATCCTGCTCTTTACCTATACAGCAGTGAGTAAATTAATGGGGTTTGAAGATTTCAAATACTTCCTCAAACAATCTCCCCTTGTTGGCGAAAGCCGGGTAGATTTCATAGCGATAGCCTTACCGGTTTTTGAATTATTCATTTCATTGTTGCTTTTCATTCCAAAACAGCGACTGAAAGGATTCTGGCTATCTTTCATCACCATGACCTTCTTTACTATTTACATCGCATACATGTTACTGTTTGTTCCAGGCAGGCCATGCTCCTGCGGCGGTGTGCTGCAGAATATGACATGGCCCCAGCACCTTTACTTTAATATTTTCTTTACAGGCCTGTCTGCAACCGGCATCTGGCTGATGCGACGGCCACTGAAACCGAAGCCGGCAATACCCGGCCATGCAAACGCAATAGCCTGA
- a CDS encoding ABC transporter permease, with product MFKNYFITAWRNLNKNKAFSFINIQGLTIGITVCMMIFLFIINEFSFDNFHKDGSRIYRVMRGFKNEGSVKHVAYLSGMYGPAIANEFTGQVEEMVRVSQNNNLVTIGSQSFHEKGVIAADSNFFQFFSYRLLAGDPNTVLKNPNSVVLTESTARKYFGSTENVIGKTIMLDKQLPLTVTGIAKDLPSNSHLEFDMVLPLDNYRSMSWMTTWMNNALYTYVRLAPSVTQARIEQQLPAFMTKYMGSDMKKYGFRFSLSLLPLKDVYFANQSFDGVRHGDKTVVYIFLSIAILILLIACINFINLSTIRATERSKEVGLRKVLGAMRTNIIWQFIGESVLLTIISCILSLGLLLIILPWYNQLLGYTLTVSWSTWPIYLFLAGVILVAGLLAGSYPAFILSAFSPHQALKGRLRLGKSGASFRQALVVVQFSISVFLIIGSFVITKQMNYIRNKQLGYHQEQTILVKIDNDDIYRNMLAFKSELQAESRIHSVAMMSGEPGGFFDGHVFDVEGHSERWYARTEFTDFEFVKTLGLKIIAGRDFSPTFPTDTMKAVLINRTAAAKLGWSPDQAVGKWIENTLHDTDKRSIIGVVEDFNFQSLKSDIEPLVIAPREDKRVAVVRLNPGNISEAVAAVEKAYKKAASAYPFQYSFLDQQFDRMYKKDISQQTILTGFAGMAIFVACLGLFGLASFTAIKRFKEIGVRKVLGSSVQGIVVLLTKDLLKPVMISTCIALPAGYWAMNNWLNNFAYKTSLNWWVFVLAASITFLIAFITICFKAIQAALTNPVQSLRSE from the coding sequence ATGTTCAAGAATTATTTTATCACTGCCTGGAGGAATCTCAACAAGAACAAAGCTTTCTCTTTCATCAATATCCAGGGGCTCACCATCGGTATAACGGTTTGTATGATGATCTTCCTTTTCATCATCAATGAATTCAGCTTTGACAATTTTCATAAGGATGGCAGCAGGATCTACCGGGTGATGCGGGGCTTCAAAAATGAAGGCTCGGTAAAACATGTGGCCTATTTGTCCGGAATGTACGGCCCGGCAATAGCGAATGAATTTACCGGACAGGTGGAAGAAATGGTACGTGTGAGCCAGAACAACAACCTGGTGACCATCGGCAGCCAGTCGTTTCACGAAAAGGGCGTGATCGCTGCGGATTCAAATTTCTTTCAGTTCTTCTCTTACCGGCTGCTGGCCGGCGATCCCAATACTGTGCTGAAAAACCCCAATAGCGTGGTGCTCACGGAATCCACTGCCAGGAAATATTTTGGCAGCACGGAAAATGTAATCGGGAAAACGATTATGCTCGATAAGCAGCTACCTCTAACCGTTACAGGAATTGCAAAAGACCTCCCTTCCAATTCGCATTTAGAATTCGATATGGTATTGCCCCTGGACAATTACAGGTCCATGAGCTGGATGACCACCTGGATGAACAACGCACTGTACACTTACGTACGGCTTGCCCCGTCTGTAACGCAGGCCCGGATAGAGCAACAACTGCCCGCCTTCATGACAAAATATATGGGCAGCGATATGAAGAAATACGGATTCAGGTTTTCCCTGAGCCTCCTGCCCCTTAAGGATGTTTATTTCGCCAACCAGTCATTCGATGGAGTAAGGCACGGTGATAAGACCGTTGTGTACATTTTTCTTTCCATCGCAATACTTATTTTACTGATCGCCTGTATCAATTTCATTAACCTCTCTACCATCCGGGCCACTGAACGCAGCAAGGAAGTTGGACTGCGAAAAGTTTTAGGCGCCATGAGGACCAATATCATATGGCAGTTCATCGGCGAATCTGTTCTGCTGACGATCATCTCCTGCATACTTTCACTTGGATTATTGCTCATCATATTGCCATGGTATAATCAGTTGCTCGGTTATACGCTGACGGTATCCTGGAGTACATGGCCCATCTATCTTTTCCTGGCAGGTGTTATATTGGTAGCCGGACTATTGGCAGGCAGTTATCCCGCCTTCATCCTGTCTGCATTTTCTCCTCACCAGGCGCTGAAAGGCAGGCTGAGGCTGGGCAAAAGCGGAGCCAGTTTCAGACAGGCACTGGTAGTTGTGCAGTTCAGTATTTCTGTTTTCCTGATCATCGGTTCATTTGTGATCACCAAACAAATGAACTATATCCGTAACAAACAACTGGGTTACCACCAGGAACAAACGATACTGGTGAAGATCGATAATGATGATATTTACCGGAACATGCTTGCTTTCAAGAGCGAATTGCAGGCAGAAAGCAGGATCCATTCCGTTGCCATGATGTCTGGTGAACCGGGCGGTTTCTTCGATGGTCATGTGTTTGATGTGGAAGGTCATTCAGAAAGATGGTATGCAAGGACTGAATTCACAGATTTTGAATTTGTAAAAACACTCGGACTGAAGATCATTGCCGGCCGGGATTTCTCACCCACGTTTCCCACCGATACCATGAAGGCCGTACTGATCAACCGGACAGCAGCTGCAAAGCTCGGCTGGAGCCCCGATCAGGCCGTAGGTAAATGGATCGAGAACACATTGCACGACACTGATAAACGCAGTATCATTGGCGTTGTGGAAGATTTCAATTTCCAATCCCTTAAAAGCGATATCGAGCCATTGGTGATCGCTCCCAGGGAAGATAAAAGAGTGGCCGTGGTCAGGCTCAATCCCGGTAACATTAGCGAAGCAGTGGCAGCGGTAGAAAAAGCATATAAGAAAGCAGCTTCCGCATATCCATTCCAGTATAGCTTCCTGGACCAGCAATTCGATCGCATGTATAAAAAAGATATCAGTCAGCAAACCATCCTGACAGGCTTTGCCGGCATGGCAATCTTTGTTGCCTGCCTCGGTCTTTTTGGTCTTGCTTCATTCACTGCCATCAAACGTTTCAAAGAAATCGGCGTAAGAAAAGTACTGGGCTCATCCGTACAGGGAATTGTGGTATTGCTTACGAAAGATCTTTTGAAACCAGTGATGATCTCCACTTGTATCGCACTGCCGGCAGGTTATTGGGCTATGAATAACTGGCTGAACAATTTCGCGTACAAAACAAGTCTTAACTGGTGGGTTTTTGTGCTGGCGGCATCGATCACTTTTCTTATAGCCTTTATCACCATCTGTTTCAAGGCCATTCAGGCAGCGTTGACCAATCCTGTTCAAAGCCTGAGATCGGAATAG
- a CDS encoding ABC-F family ATP-binding cassette domain-containing protein: MLSLQQVAYAHPNKDVLFSNIQFNIGAHQKLALIGNNGAGKSTMLRIMAGLLIATEGNVVADSRPYYMPQVFGQFNHLSVAAALQIDNKLKALQEILAGQVTETNLSILDDDWSIEERAREALAQWGLASLHFDRSLATLSGGQKTKVFLAGIPIHQPEIILLDEPSNHLDLQSRQQLYELIRNSRSTIVVVSHDRTLLNLLDAVAELGKRGITQYGGNYDFYLEQKELEAGALAQDVKSKEKALRKAKEVERESLERQQKLDARGKKKQEKAGLPTISMNTLRNNAEKSTARIKSVHDEKTGNISQELNVLRKELPDKDKMKIGFDHSGLHKGKILVTVNNINLQYDTKPLWPSPLSFQINSGERIVITGANGSGKTSLVKLILGQMEPIPGAISRAMSNTLYVDQDYSLIDDRLKVYEQAELFNHSALQEHEIKIRLTRFLFTQEYWDKPCATLSGGEKMRLMLCCLTISGEAPDLIVLDEPTNNLDIQNIAILTSAINEYEGTLLVVSHDAYFLKEINVERNIAL; this comes from the coding sequence ATGTTATCCTTACAGCAGGTCGCTTATGCGCATCCCAACAAGGATGTGTTGTTCAGCAATATTCAATTCAATATCGGCGCTCATCAGAAACTGGCATTGATCGGCAACAACGGAGCCGGGAAATCAACAATGCTGCGCATTATGGCAGGACTGCTGATTGCCACGGAAGGTAATGTGGTGGCCGATTCCAGACCATACTATATGCCGCAGGTATTCGGGCAGTTCAATCATCTTTCTGTTGCCGCTGCGCTGCAGATAGATAATAAACTGAAAGCATTGCAGGAGATCCTGGCGGGGCAGGTCACAGAGACTAATCTCAGCATACTGGACGACGACTGGTCCATCGAGGAAAGAGCCCGCGAAGCGCTGGCCCAATGGGGACTTGCATCGCTTCATTTCGATCGATCGCTGGCAACGCTCAGCGGTGGTCAAAAAACAAAGGTCTTCCTCGCAGGCATCCCTATCCATCAACCGGAGATCATCCTGCTGGATGAGCCCAGCAATCACCTGGACCTGCAGTCGAGGCAGCAATTGTATGAGCTCATCAGAAACAGCAGAAGCACGATAGTAGTAGTGAGCCACGACAGAACCCTGTTGAACCTGCTGGATGCAGTAGCCGAGCTTGGCAAACGCGGCATCACGCAATACGGTGGCAATTATGATTTCTACCTGGAACAAAAGGAACTGGAAGCAGGCGCACTGGCGCAGGATGTAAAGAGCAAAGAGAAGGCTTTACGAAAAGCGAAAGAAGTGGAAAGGGAAAGTCTCGAACGTCAGCAGAAACTGGATGCGCGAGGCAAAAAGAAACAGGAAAAAGCAGGACTGCCCACAATTTCCATGAACACGCTCAGGAACAATGCCGAAAAAAGTACTGCTCGTATCAAATCCGTTCATGATGAAAAAACAGGAAATATTTCGCAGGAACTGAATGTGCTCAGAAAAGAATTGCCGGACAAAGACAAAATGAAGATCGGCTTCGATCATTCTGGTTTGCACAAAGGGAAGATCCTGGTAACGGTAAATAATATAAACCTGCAATACGATACAAAACCACTCTGGCCTTCACCACTGAGCTTCCAGATCAATAGTGGTGAAAGGATTGTGATTACCGGAGCCAACGGTTCAGGCAAAACATCTTTGGTGAAACTGATCCTCGGGCAGATGGAGCCCATCCCGGGAGCCATTTCCAGGGCCATGAGCAATACCTTGTATGTAGACCAGGATTATTCGTTGATTGATGACCGTTTGAAAGTATATGAGCAGGCAGAACTGTTCAATCACTCTGCCCTGCAGGAGCACGAGATCAAGATAAGGCTCACCAGGTTCCTGTTTACGCAGGAGTACTGGGACAAGCCCTGTGCAACACTCAGTGGCGGTGAGAAAATGCGGCTGATGCTATGCTGCCTGACCATCAGTGGCGAAGCGCCGGACCTGATCGTACTGGACGAACCGACCAATAACCTGGATATTCAGAACATTGCCATCCTTACTTCTGCTATCAACGAGTATGAAGGAACGCTTCTGGTGGTGTCTCACGATGCTTATTTTCTCAAGGAGATAAATGTGGAGCGGAATATCGCTTTATGA